In Choloepus didactylus isolate mChoDid1 chromosome X, mChoDid1.pri, whole genome shotgun sequence, a genomic segment contains:
- the LOC119523188 gene encoding inorganic pyrophosphatase: MSGFSTEECTMPFTLEYRVFLKNEKGQHISPFHDIPIYADKSVFHMVVEVPHWSNAKMEIAMKDPLNPTKQDVKKGKLRYVANLFPYKGYIWNYGAIPQTWEDPGHNDEHTGCCGDNDPIDVCEIGSQVCAKCEIIGVKVLGILAMIDKGETDWKFIAIDVDDPDAANYNDINDVKWLKPGYLEATVDWFRRYKFPDGKPENEFAFKVEFKDKDFATDVIKSTHDHWRALVSKKTNRKGISCMNTTVSDSPFKCEPESAKAIVDALPPPCESACTLPTDVDKWFHHQKN; encoded by the coding sequence ATGAGTGGCTTTAGTACTGAGGAGTGCACCATGCCCTTTACCCTCGAGTATCGAGTCTTcctcaaaaatgaaaaaggacaaCATATATCTCCATTTCATGATATTCCAATTTATGCAGATAAGAGTGTGTTCCACATGGTGGTTGAAGTACCACACTGGTCTAATGCAAAAATGGAGATTGCTATGAAGGACCCTTTAAACCCAACTAAACAAGatgtgaaaaaaggaaaactccgTTATGTTGCAAATTTGTTCCCTTATAAGGGATATATCTGGAACTATGGCGCCATCCCTCAGACTTGGGAAGACCCAGGACACAATGATGAACACACTGGCTGTTGTGGTGACAATGACCCAATTGATGTGTGTGAAATTGGGAGCCAGGTATGTGCAAAATGTGAAATAATTGGGGTAAAAGTTTTGGGCATCTTGGCTATGATTGACAAAGGGGAAACTGACTGGAAATTCATTGCCATTGATGTGGATGATCCTGATGCAGCCAATTATAATGATATTAATGATGTCAAATGGTTGAAACCTGGCTACCTAGAAGCCACTGTGGACTGGTTTAGAAGGTACAAGTTTCCTGATGGAAAACCAGAGAATGAGTTTGCTTTCAAAGTAGAATTTAAAGATAAGGACTTTGCAACTGATGTAATTAAAAGCACTCATGACCATTGGAGAGCATTAGTGAGTAAGAAAACCAATAGAAAAGGAATCAGTTGCATGAATACAACAGTGTCTGACAGCCCCTTCAAGTGTGAGCCCGAATCTGCCAAAGCCATTGTGGATGCTTTACCACCACCTTGTGAATCTGCCTGTACACTCCCAACAGATGTGGATAAATGGTTCCATCACCAGAAAAACTAA